Proteins encoded together in one Micromonospora kangleipakensis window:
- a CDS encoding SCO7613 C-terminal domain-containing membrane protein has translation MQTFRCASCGREIKPAIICPHCGADQPQWAEHLAEIERSIAEMKARDAEIAREQRQIAAKMQAALFQRDILAHAGEERIKQATRPRRVLRRRTGRRPPTAATGAPPRVPRQGTPPPGPDDLPPPPPRSTAHWLDVDDPEHPPEASSREVQNIPLGLGALLLGVAAVVFAAVATSSMDALARLGVLLVATVLMLLAPPVLARRGLTSTAETIAAVGLLLVPLAGYALWAVDRIGGGASGAVFAGSIFLVTTLVSFGYARGTGLRAPRFATVLAAQPVLPLLAYDRITGPTGWALALTAVAVVDLALARSAVVVERPVRRNLPTPPPATPPRQRAAEGRPEGDPEEPAEVLGAEAPDAPAPGPVRPVPWLGELTWVLHGAAVAVALAYAVTALLRADTVPVATGTGAVLLLAALVGLAGTLVLRRAPLPDVGAGIVTLAVIGALGRIASVAFPGRSLLLIAAVITLTGLAVRAVPEAARRGPQLASAVALTVSGLVVAGGALRAGLAPVRAALPAWAADLDRWHATLAAAVGPTGWQLAASAFLLTVAAVVALPPEIRREFAVLGAALTALAVPASLGLGWTAAPWPMLLTAVGVGVLGLSADSGRSAVVHAVTATGLGLFGAGAALSRPALTAAALTTLFLTGALVSLAPRLSIAPAAAETVSGWAAGGAAFALPGAVAAFVAATVPTDPTPTPASLREVTVPVLAASFLGVCVTLGYAAIRQVAQRHLSLPHAVGTGLGALAVAAAAFGAPGTTSADAWVGALLLVAAVLLFLAPSIDRGRRPDLSLDGSDLAAAATTVALIATLARIAAVLAPGGQLVVAAALVLVVAVAARAMPEEWRRGPILGITVGGTLIGLIAGWTALRGGVGVLATPGPIWAGDLTGWPAAPTGGATWQAPVALALLAVAAGILLPTPWKYDVAGVAVVLATIGTPAAFDLPWWSPVLVGATVATIFGMAAVAAIDPRAALSRATVAGVVALHAAGAGLVRPWTTALALGSIALIGVVVAALARSLAPPLVEDIETDGMPPHLVQVGGAAAGAALLALPGAVAALAAEFEHSPQVVVTAALAASSLGLAAVAVVRRQVPQYLPYVSVAVVGGATVSAVAAIVTGLPSGVYAAAAALLGVLAELVRAATTPPTGSARPVRRWSVLLDGALRRLPDDGAERRWRVSPAAGALAAAVLPTTLALVTLAPPLLVALVEPFRSLSRVWQGPPPELLTPPADAIDPTHVLTALLLTVTAALAATGFSGGRRSRAVPVVLPGAAVTLLITPVALGHGWPESALAGLMVFTISMLGLALTPPPPLVEPARSLRVARVLVFAIGLAAGGAGLAGSLATRELTLFTLGGAVGVGVVAALFGTTQRARILGWLFASLMAQLFVLTLGLVVGLAAVWSAFGVLAVGAALQVFAATLPRLRRPEAYREAATVEWSGYAAALIALALAFDSPRHIAALLAAWGAVLGVAAGRPGRRPVERRILFWAVVACEISAWWIMMRVADVALPEAYTLPFAALALVVGVIELRHRPDLSSWIAYGPALVGAFVPTLAIVLATDSSMLRQVLLLLGAVAVLIFGSTSRQQAPVIVGATVTAIAAVHALFSLGPWLVLIPFGFVLLVLGASNERRRRAQERLQTALRGMR, from the coding sequence GTGCAGACCTTCAGATGCGCCTCGTGCGGGCGGGAGATCAAGCCGGCCATCATCTGCCCGCACTGCGGGGCCGACCAGCCGCAGTGGGCCGAGCACCTGGCGGAGATCGAGCGCTCGATCGCGGAGATGAAGGCGCGGGACGCCGAGATCGCCCGCGAGCAACGGCAGATCGCCGCCAAGATGCAGGCCGCCCTCTTCCAGCGGGACATCCTCGCGCACGCCGGTGAGGAACGCATCAAGCAGGCCACCCGGCCCCGCCGGGTGCTGCGCCGCCGGACGGGCCGCCGCCCGCCGACGGCCGCCACCGGCGCGCCGCCCCGGGTGCCCCGGCAGGGCACCCCGCCACCCGGCCCGGACGACCTCCCACCGCCGCCGCCCCGGTCCACCGCGCACTGGCTCGACGTGGACGACCCGGAGCACCCGCCGGAGGCCTCCTCCCGCGAGGTGCAGAACATCCCCCTGGGGCTCGGCGCGCTGCTGCTCGGCGTGGCCGCGGTGGTCTTCGCCGCGGTCGCCACCAGCTCGATGGACGCGTTGGCCCGGCTGGGCGTGCTGCTGGTCGCGACGGTGCTGATGCTGCTCGCCCCGCCGGTGCTGGCGCGCCGCGGCCTCACCTCGACCGCCGAGACGATCGCCGCGGTCGGCCTGCTGCTGGTGCCGCTGGCCGGGTACGCGCTCTGGGCGGTCGACCGGATCGGCGGCGGCGCCTCGGGCGCGGTCTTCGCCGGGTCGATCTTCCTGGTGACCACCCTGGTGTCCTTCGGGTACGCCCGCGGGACCGGGCTGCGCGCGCCGCGCTTCGCCACCGTGCTCGCCGCCCAGCCGGTGCTGCCGCTGCTGGCGTACGACCGGATCACCGGGCCGACCGGCTGGGCGCTGGCGCTGACCGCGGTCGCCGTGGTCGACCTCGCCCTGGCCCGCTCGGCGGTGGTCGTCGAGCGGCCGGTCCGGCGCAACCTGCCCACCCCGCCACCGGCGACGCCACCCAGGCAGCGCGCCGCCGAGGGCCGCCCGGAGGGGGACCCCGAGGAGCCCGCCGAGGTGCTCGGCGCGGAGGCGCCGGATGCCCCGGCGCCCGGACCGGTCCGGCCGGTGCCCTGGCTGGGCGAGCTGACCTGGGTGCTGCACGGTGCGGCGGTCGCGGTCGCCCTGGCGTACGCGGTCACCGCGCTGCTGCGCGCCGACACGGTGCCGGTCGCCACCGGCACGGGCGCGGTGCTGCTGCTCGCCGCGCTGGTGGGGCTGGCCGGGACGCTGGTGCTGCGTCGAGCGCCGCTGCCGGACGTCGGCGCCGGCATCGTCACCCTCGCGGTGATCGGCGCGCTGGGCCGGATCGCCTCGGTCGCCTTCCCCGGCCGGTCGCTGCTGCTCATCGCGGCGGTGATCACGCTCACCGGGCTGGCCGTGCGGGCCGTACCGGAGGCGGCCCGGCGCGGGCCACAGCTCGCCTCGGCCGTGGCCCTCACGGTCAGCGGCCTGGTGGTGGCCGGCGGCGCGCTGCGGGCCGGGCTGGCGCCGGTCCGGGCGGCGCTGCCCGCCTGGGCGGCGGACCTGGACCGGTGGCACGCCACGCTGGCGGCGGCGGTCGGCCCGACCGGCTGGCAGCTCGCCGCGAGCGCCTTCCTGCTGACCGTCGCCGCGGTGGTCGCCCTGCCACCGGAGATCCGGCGCGAGTTCGCGGTGCTCGGGGCAGCGCTGACCGCGCTCGCCGTACCGGCCTCGCTCGGTCTGGGTTGGACGGCCGCGCCCTGGCCGATGCTGCTGACCGCGGTGGGCGTCGGCGTGCTGGGACTCTCCGCGGACAGCGGACGTTCCGCCGTGGTGCACGCGGTCACCGCGACCGGGTTGGGCCTGTTCGGCGCCGGGGCGGCGCTCTCCCGCCCGGCGCTGACCGCCGCCGCGCTGACCACGCTCTTCCTGACCGGCGCGCTGGTCTCGCTCGCGCCCCGGCTGAGTATCGCCCCGGCCGCGGCGGAGACGGTCTCCGGCTGGGCCGCCGGCGGGGCGGCGTTCGCGCTGCCGGGGGCGGTGGCCGCGTTCGTCGCCGCCACGGTGCCCACCGACCCGACGCCCACCCCGGCGAGCCTGCGCGAGGTCACCGTCCCGGTGCTCGCCGCGAGCTTCCTCGGCGTCTGCGTCACCCTCGGCTACGCCGCGATCCGCCAGGTGGCGCAGCGGCACCTCAGCCTGCCGCACGCCGTGGGGACCGGGCTCGGCGCGCTGGCGGTCGCCGCGGCCGCGTTCGGCGCGCCCGGCACTACCAGCGCCGACGCCTGGGTGGGCGCGCTGCTGCTCGTCGCCGCGGTGCTGCTCTTCCTCGCCCCGTCCATCGACCGGGGTCGCCGCCCCGACCTCTCGTTGGACGGGTCCGACCTGGCCGCCGCCGCGACCACCGTGGCGCTGATCGCCACCCTGGCCCGGATCGCCGCCGTGCTCGCGCCCGGTGGGCAGCTCGTGGTGGCGGCCGCGCTGGTGCTGGTGGTCGCCGTCGCGGCGCGGGCGATGCCCGAGGAGTGGCGGCGCGGACCGATCCTCGGCATCACCGTCGGCGGCACGCTGATCGGCCTGATCGCCGGCTGGACCGCGTTGCGCGGCGGGGTCGGCGTGCTGGCCACCCCGGGGCCGATCTGGGCCGGCGACCTGACCGGCTGGCCGGCCGCGCCGACCGGCGGGGCGACCTGGCAGGCGCCCGTCGCGCTGGCGCTGCTGGCCGTCGCCGCCGGCATCCTGCTGCCGACGCCCTGGAAATACGACGTGGCGGGCGTCGCCGTCGTGCTGGCCACCATCGGCACCCCGGCCGCCTTCGACCTGCCCTGGTGGTCGCCGGTGCTGGTGGGCGCCACGGTCGCCACGATCTTCGGCATGGCGGCGGTCGCGGCGATCGACCCACGGGCGGCGCTGTCCCGGGCCACGGTGGCCGGGGTCGTCGCCCTGCACGCGGCCGGCGCCGGGCTGGTCCGGCCGTGGACCACCGCGCTGGCGCTCGGCAGCATCGCGCTGATCGGCGTGGTGGTGGCCGCCCTGGCCCGGAGCCTCGCGCCGCCGCTGGTGGAGGACATCGAGACCGACGGGATGCCGCCGCACCTGGTGCAGGTGGGCGGCGCGGCGGCGGGCGCCGCCCTGCTCGCGCTCCCCGGCGCGGTGGCGGCCCTGGCCGCCGAGTTCGAGCATTCCCCGCAGGTGGTGGTCACCGCCGCGCTGGCCGCGTCCAGCCTCGGCCTGGCCGCGGTGGCGGTGGTCCGCCGGCAGGTCCCGCAGTACCTGCCGTACGTGAGCGTGGCCGTGGTCGGGGGCGCGACGGTCAGCGCGGTGGCCGCGATCGTCACCGGCCTGCCCTCCGGGGTGTACGCGGCCGCGGCGGCGCTGCTCGGCGTGCTCGCCGAACTGGTCCGGGCGGCCACCACCCCGCCGACCGGCTCGGCCCGGCCGGTACGCCGCTGGTCGGTGCTGCTGGACGGGGCGCTGCGCCGGTTGCCGGACGACGGGGCGGAGCGGCGCTGGCGGGTCAGCCCGGCGGCCGGGGCACTCGCCGCGGCGGTGCTGCCCACCACGCTGGCGCTGGTGACGCTCGCGCCGCCGCTGCTGGTAGCGCTGGTCGAGCCGTTCCGGTCGCTGTCCCGCGTCTGGCAGGGGCCGCCGCCGGAGCTGCTCACCCCGCCGGCGGACGCGATCGACCCGACACACGTGCTGACCGCGCTGCTGCTCACCGTGACCGCCGCGCTCGCCGCCACCGGGTTCAGCGGCGGCCGGCGGTCCCGGGCCGTGCCGGTGGTGCTGCCCGGCGCCGCGGTCACCCTGCTGATCACCCCGGTGGCGCTCGGCCACGGCTGGCCGGAGAGCGCGCTCGCCGGGCTGATGGTCTTCACCATCTCGATGCTCGGGCTGGCCCTGACCCCGCCACCGCCGCTGGTCGAGCCGGCGCGGTCGCTGCGGGTGGCCCGGGTGCTGGTCTTCGCGATCGGGCTGGCCGCCGGTGGCGCCGGGCTGGCCGGCAGCCTCGCCACCCGGGAGCTGACCCTCTTCACGCTGGGCGGGGCGGTCGGCGTCGGCGTGGTCGCCGCGCTCTTCGGCACCACGCAGCGGGCCCGCATCCTCGGCTGGCTCTTCGCCTCGCTGATGGCGCAGCTCTTCGTGCTCACCCTCGGCCTGGTGGTCGGGCTGGCCGCCGTCTGGTCCGCGTTCGGCGTGCTGGCGGTGGGGGCGGCGCTGCAGGTCTTCGCCGCCACGCTGCCCCGGCTGCGCCGCCCGGAGGCGTACCGGGAGGCGGCCACCGTGGAGTGGAGCGGGTACGCCGCCGCCCTCATCGCGCTGGCCCTGGCCTTCGACTCCCCCCGGCACATCGCGGCGCTGCTGGCCGCCTGGGGCGCCGTCCTCGGGGTGGCCGCGGGCCGGCCGGGCCGGCGGCCGGTGGAGCGGCGGATCCTGTTCTGGGCGGTGGTGGCCTGCGAGATCAGCGCCTGGTGGATCATGATGCGGGTGGCCGACGTGGCGCTGCCCGAGGCGTACACGCTGCCGTTCGCCGCGCTCGCCCTGGTGGTGGGGGTGATCGAACTGCGCCACCGGCCGGACCTGTCGAGCTGGATCGCGTACGGACCGGCGTTGGTGGGCGCGTTCGTGCCGACCCTGGCCATCGTGCTGGCCACCGATTCCAGCATGCTGCGGCAGGTGCTGCTCCTGCTCGGCGCGGTGGCGGTGCTGATCTTCGGCTCGACCAGCCGGCAGCAGGCGCCGGTGATCGTGGGCGCCACGGTCACCGCGATCGCGGCGGTGCACGCGTTGTTCAGCCTCGGGCCGTGGCTGGTGCTGATCCCGTTCGGCTTCGTGCTGCTGGTGCTCGGGGCGAGCAACGAACGCCGCCGCCGCGCCCAGGAGCGCCTGCAGACCGCCCTGCGCGGCATGCGATGA
- a CDS encoding UDP-glucose dehydrogenase family protein, producing the protein MTIPYPNTQPVPAIAAVTPPSGAARPRVTFLGTGYLGATYAICYAELGYEVLGFDVDADKIAKLNAGEVPIHEPGLDELLRRNLAAGRLRFSTDIAETAEFGDVHFICVGTPQRADGMGADLSYVEQSVTSLAQHLTRKALIVGKSTVPVGTAEWVEQLVGKHTPADLGVEVAWSPEFLQEGFAVDDVLRPNRIVVGVKSEWANGMLYAAHKGVFDLAATEDREVPLVVTDFATAELVKVAANAFLATKISFINAMAEVCEAAGGDVTQLARSIGYDPRIGNRFLQAGLGFGGACLPKDIRAFQARAQELGAGEALRFLHEVDLINLRRRTRVVQLAAELLGRRSGPAGPDLSGTRIAVLGATFKPNTDDVRDAPALAVASLLGKAGADVHVFDPQGTENARRAVPELTYEEAITDAVSGADLVCVLTEWAEFRNADPVALGELVQGRKVVDGRNCLDSTLWTQAGWEYRGMGRP; encoded by the coding sequence GTGACGATCCCCTACCCGAACACCCAGCCGGTGCCGGCCATCGCCGCGGTGACCCCGCCATCCGGCGCGGCCCGGCCCCGGGTGACCTTTCTCGGCACCGGCTACCTCGGTGCGACGTACGCCATCTGCTACGCGGAGCTCGGCTACGAGGTGCTCGGCTTCGACGTCGACGCCGACAAGATCGCCAAGCTGAACGCCGGCGAGGTGCCGATCCACGAGCCCGGCCTGGACGAGCTGCTGCGGCGCAACCTCGCCGCCGGCCGGCTGCGGTTCAGCACCGACATCGCGGAGACCGCCGAGTTCGGCGACGTGCACTTCATCTGCGTGGGCACCCCGCAGCGCGCCGACGGCATGGGCGCCGACCTGTCGTACGTCGAGCAGTCGGTGACCAGCCTGGCCCAGCACCTGACCCGCAAGGCGCTGATCGTCGGCAAGTCCACCGTCCCGGTCGGCACCGCCGAGTGGGTCGAGCAGCTGGTCGGCAAGCACACCCCCGCCGACCTCGGCGTCGAGGTGGCGTGGAGCCCCGAGTTCCTCCAGGAGGGCTTCGCCGTCGACGACGTGCTGCGCCCCAACCGGATCGTGGTCGGCGTCAAGAGCGAGTGGGCCAACGGCATGCTCTACGCCGCCCACAAGGGCGTCTTCGACCTGGCCGCCACCGAGGACCGCGAGGTCCCCCTGGTGGTCACCGACTTCGCCACCGCCGAGCTGGTCAAGGTCGCCGCGAACGCCTTCCTGGCCACCAAGATCTCCTTCATCAACGCGATGGCCGAGGTCTGCGAGGCCGCCGGCGGCGACGTCACCCAGCTGGCCCGCTCGATCGGGTACGACCCCCGGATCGGCAACCGCTTCCTTCAGGCCGGTCTGGGCTTCGGCGGCGCCTGCCTGCCCAAGGACATCCGGGCCTTCCAGGCCCGCGCGCAGGAGCTCGGTGCCGGCGAGGCGCTGCGCTTCCTGCACGAGGTCGACCTGATCAACCTGCGCCGCCGGACCCGGGTGGTCCAGCTCGCCGCCGAGCTGCTCGGCCGCCGCTCCGGCCCGGCCGGGCCGGACCTCTCCGGCACCCGGATCGCCGTGCTCGGCGCCACCTTCAAGCCGAACACCGACGACGTCCGGGACGCCCCGGCGCTCGCGGTCGCCTCGCTGCTCGGCAAGGCCGGGGCCGACGTGCACGTCTTCGACCCGCAGGGCACCGAGAACGCCCGCCGGGCGGTGCCCGAGCTGACGTACGAGGAGGCCATCACCGACGCCGTCAGCGGCGCCGACCTGGTCTGCGTGCTCACCGAGTGGGCCGAGTTCCGCAACGCGGACCCGGTCGCCCTGGGCGAGCTGGTGCAGGGCCGGAAGGTGGTCGACGGGCGCAACTGTCTCGACTCCACACTGTGGACCCAGGCGGGTTGGGAGTACCGCGGCATGGGCCGCCCCTGA